A genomic region of Sulfurimonas hongkongensis contains the following coding sequences:
- the rpsJ gene encoding 30S ribosomal protein S10, whose translation MEKIRLKLKAYDHRVLDRSVASIVEAVKRTGAAIRGPIPLPTKIRKYTVLKSVHVNKKAREQFEIRMHARVIDIVSATPETVDSLMKLDLAPEVDVEVRSMDK comes from the coding sequence ATGGAAAAAATTCGTTTAAAATTGAAAGCTTACGATCATCGTGTACTTGATAGATCAGTAGCATCAATAGTTGAGGCTGTAAAGCGTACAGGTGCTGCAATTCGTGGTCCAATCCCTTTACCTACAAAGATTCGCAAATATACGGTTCTTAAATCGGTTCACGTTAACAAAAAGGCTCGTGAGCAATTTGAGATTCGTATGCACGCTAGAGTTATTGACATAGTTTCAGCTACACCTGAGACAGTTGATTCTCTTATGAAGCTTGATCTTGCACCAGAGGTAGACGTAGAAGTACGCTCTATGGATAAGTAA
- a CDS encoding ribonuclease HII: MSNIKDCRVLCGIDEAGRGPLAGDLVIAGCVLNSPVEGLNDSKKLSAKKREFLFEEIVKNSNFHIVKISPKSIDADGLSLCIKRGLLEIVKNMPDCEYLFDGNSNFGVSQIETMIKADGKVVEVSAASILAKVTHDRDILREAKKYPEYQFEKHKGYGTALHVEMIKKYGYCKIHRRSYKLKALEARLF, translated from the coding sequence ATGAGTAATATAAAGGATTGTAGAGTGTTATGTGGGATCGATGAGGCAGGACGTGGACCTCTTGCTGGAGACTTAGTTATAGCTGGATGTGTTTTAAACTCGCCTGTAGAGGGATTAAATGATTCTAAAAAACTTAGTGCGAAAAAAAGAGAGTTTTTGTTTGAAGAGATTGTAAAAAACTCAAACTTTCATATAGTAAAAATTTCACCTAAGAGCATAGATGCTGATGGTTTATCTCTTTGCATCAAACGAGGACTTCTAGAGATTGTAAAAAATATGCCAGATTGTGAGTATCTCTTTGATGGAAACTCTAACTTTGGAGTAAGTCAAATTGAGACTATGATAAAGGCTGATGGTAAGGTAGTCGAGGTTAGTGCAGCATCTATTTTAGCGAAAGTAACTCATGATAGGGATATTTTGCGTGAAGCTAAAAAATATCCAGAGTATCAGTTTGAAAAACATAAAGGCTACGGTACAGCTCTGCATGTTGAGATGATTAAAAAGTATGGGTATTGCAAGATCCATAGAAGAAGTTATAAACTAAAAGCACTTGAGGCAAGATTGTTTTAA
- a CDS encoding ATP-binding protein, producing MDILLQELYKIDISSDKFHSRKVHLDNKSYQINGITQSGKTKLVKNFLLSLKKTSYLYIDCSDIRIVIDELNNSLAKFCNLNKINTLVLDNYTSAIKIPNVPQLIICSQVHHDITYLESVWLYPLDYEEFLAFEYKYDSTALNHFIQLGGFASMHKILSDERNIYIQKTLQYALDNVEFDILVLCAKMMAQKLSPFSIYERLKQSRKISKDKLYISFDSLVEKRYIHLLAKNEHPKATKKIYLCDISLKSALSLDKNFSRLFENMVYLELLKSGITCFYDDGVDFYIPSRDEIILCKPFGDERSLFKKMQLLESFIFSYKIKKVTTITMNTEGSLSHPLSKVEMLPFDIWALGDL from the coding sequence ATGGATATACTACTTCAAGAATTATACAAAATTGATATTAGCTCAGACAAATTTCACTCAAGAAAAGTTCACTTAGATAACAAGAGTTATCAGATAAATGGTATCACACAAAGTGGAAAGACAAAACTTGTAAAAAACTTTCTTTTAAGTCTTAAAAAAACAAGCTATCTATATATAGACTGCTCCGACATCAGAATAGTCATAGATGAACTAAACAACTCACTTGCAAAGTTTTGTAACCTCAACAAGATAAATACTCTAGTCTTAGATAACTACACAAGTGCCATCAAGATACCAAATGTACCTCAGCTTATTATCTGTTCACAAGTACATCATGATATTACATATTTAGAGAGTGTTTGGCTCTATCCACTTGACTATGAGGAGTTTTTGGCTTTTGAGTATAAGTATGACTCAACCGCACTTAACCACTTTATTCAACTAGGTGGGTTTGCATCTATGCACAAAATTTTAAGTGATGAGAGAAATATCTATATACAAAAGACCCTACAATACGCGCTAGATAATGTTGAGTTTGACATCTTAGTTTTGTGTGCAAAGATGATGGCTCAAAAACTCTCACCATTTTCTATCTATGAGAGACTCAAACAAAGCAGAAAAATATCTAAAGACAAACTATATATATCTTTTGACTCACTTGTTGAAAAAAGATATATTCATCTTCTAGCTAAAAATGAACATCCAAAGGCTACTAAGAAGATCTATCTTTGCGATATCTCTTTAAAGTCAGCTCTCTCATTAGATAAAAACTTCTCAAGACTCTTTGAAAATATGGTCTATTTAGAGCTTTTAAAGTCTGGTATAACTTGTTTTTACGATGATGGTGTTGATTTTTATATCCCCTCAAGAGATGAGATAATTTTATGCAAGCCCTTTGGAGATGAGAGAAGTTTGTTTAAAAAAATGCAACTACTTGAATCTTTTATCTTTAGTTATAAGATAAAAAAAGTAACAACCATCACAATGAACACTGAGGGAAGCTTAAGTCATCCTCTCTCAAAGGTTGAGATGCTACCATTTGATATTTGGGCACTAGGAGATTTATGA
- a CDS encoding molybdopterin molybdotransferase MoeA, with protein sequence MKLLSFETSLNMLDLLDTGNIKKEKVVLSASLGRVLAEDIVAQANDPQFPTASMDGYAIKYADLDKDSIKILGDNPAGSDEKRVVETGECIKTFTGSMMPEGSDTLIQIENVSVSQNSDEIFIDERVPFGSSVRPIGESYKVGDVLIKKGTKIGFAEIGVMAGLNRVMVRVAIKPRVAVISTGSEILDLGEQSDNPAQIRSSNNYTLCAMFTQAGAESLQLGTAPDDKDSIMKMFQNALASADIVISTGGVSVGDYDFVKDIVPRLGAEVVFKGVAIKPGRHVMVAQKNGKFILALPGFAYSSTVTAVLYGLPLVAKMLGRDKPYKKVEAKLKESFKKRSHLSEFSACNVSVENGEFLVDFEGKKVGSSAILTNLLHGSALMVTSEEDGDLEEGTFVNVILLENF encoded by the coding sequence ATGAAGCTACTATCTTTTGAGACAAGTTTAAATATGCTAGATTTGCTAGATACTGGAAATATAAAAAAAGAAAAGGTAGTGCTTAGTGCTTCTTTGGGAAGAGTTTTGGCTGAGGATATAGTGGCACAAGCTAATGATCCTCAGTTCCCAACAGCATCTATGGATGGATACGCTATAAAATATGCAGACTTAGACAAAGATAGCATAAAGATTCTCGGAGATAACCCAGCAGGGAGTGATGAGAAAAGAGTTGTAGAAACTGGTGAGTGTATCAAAACCTTTACAGGCTCAATGATGCCAGAGGGAAGTGATACTCTGATTCAGATAGAAAATGTAAGTGTAAGTCAGAACAGCGATGAGATATTTATAGATGAGAGAGTTCCTTTTGGCTCATCAGTTCGCCCCATTGGTGAGAGTTATAAGGTGGGTGATGTACTTATAAAAAAGGGAACCAAGATAGGCTTTGCTGAGATTGGCGTAATGGCTGGACTAAATCGAGTTATGGTCAGAGTTGCTATAAAACCTAGAGTAGCAGTCATCTCTACTGGTAGCGAGATTTTAGATCTTGGAGAACAAAGCGATAATCCAGCTCAGATAAGAAGCTCAAACAACTATACACTTTGTGCCATGTTTACTCAAGCTGGAGCAGAGTCTTTGCAGCTGGGAACTGCACCTGATGATAAAGACTCCATCATGAAGATGTTTCAAAATGCCCTTGCGTCTGCTGATATCGTTATAAGTACTGGTGGTGTGAGCGTTGGAGATTATGACTTTGTAAAAGATATAGTTCCCCGCCTTGGTGCTGAGGTTGTTTTTAAAGGAGTGGCTATAAAACCGGGTCGTCATGTTATGGTGGCTCAAAAAAATGGTAAGTTTATCTTAGCCTTGCCAGGATTTGCCTACTCTTCAACTGTTACTGCAGTGCTTTATGGACTTCCTTTAGTTGCTAAGATGTTAGGACGCGATAAACCTTACAAAAAAGTAGAAGCAAAATTAAAAGAGAGCTTTAAAAAAAGAAGCCATCTTAGTGAGTTTAGTGCTTGTAATGTAAGTGTAGAAAATGGAGAATTTTTAGTTGACTTTGAGGGCAAAAAAGTTGGAAGCTCAGCTATTTTAACTAACCTTTTACACGGCAGTGCTTTGATGGTAACTAGCGAAGAAGATGGTGACTTAGAAGAGGGTACTTTTGTAAATGTGATCTTATTGGAGAATTTTTAA
- a CDS encoding molybdopterin synthase catalytic subunit encodes MLELYDGSLSVASILKGWYEEEAHSNYGAFISFVGTVRSEDEIDGLSFDIYEPILNKWFDEWQKKAKAKDAIIKMAHSRGDVMLHESSYIAAVFSPKRRVALEFIDEFVEDFKASAPIWKYDLRGGERIYAKERSTAIKGSGLLSDERSKEDKR; translated from the coding sequence ATGCTAGAGCTTTATGATGGCTCGCTTAGCGTTGCATCTATTTTAAAAGGTTGGTATGAAGAAGAAGCTCATAGTAATTATGGTGCTTTTATATCTTTTGTGGGAACTGTAAGAAGCGAAGATGAGATAGATGGACTTAGTTTTGACATATATGAACCCATACTAAATAAGTGGTTTGATGAGTGGCAAAAAAAGGCAAAAGCAAAAGATGCCATCATAAAGATGGCACACTCAAGGGGGGATGTAATGCTTCATGAGTCCTCATATATTGCAGCAGTATTTTCTCCAAAGAGACGAGTAGCCTTAGAGTTTATAGATGAATTTGTAGAAGATTTTAAAGCCTCTGCTCCTATTTGGAAGTATGATCTAAGGGGTGGTGAGAGAATTTACGCCAAAGAGAGATCAACAGCCATAAAGGGAAGTGGACTACTTAGTGATGAGAGAAGTAAGGAAGATAAAAGATGA
- the rplC gene encoding 50S ribosomal protein L3 has protein sequence MEYIVEKVGMSRTITVPSKPVTLLRVLDSKVCEVNAKDGNVATAIVAYNSGKKMNKAIEGQQKKYNLSSEFNRFVTLEVANTEAGELDLTPLAEAKVLKSTFTTKGRGFSGAMKRWNFSGGPASHGHRFGRRTGSIGNAEWPGRVMKGKKMPGQYGNTQNSVKNEIISYDAENNIIAVIGSVPGANGSLGRVKVAK, from the coding sequence ATGGAATATATTGTTGAAAAAGTCGGCATGAGCCGAACAATCACAGTACCAAGTAAACCAGTTACTCTTTTAAGAGTTCTTGATTCTAAGGTATGTGAAGTTAATGCAAAAGACGGAAATGTAGCAACTGCTATTGTAGCTTACAACAGCGGTAAAAAAATGAATAAAGCAATAGAAGGTCAGCAAAAGAAATACAACCTTTCATCTGAGTTTAACCGTTTTGTTACTTTAGAAGTAGCAAATACTGAAGCTGGTGAGTTAGATTTAACACCTTTAGCGGAGGCTAAAGTTTTAAAATCTACTTTCACTACTAAAGGTCGCGGTTTCTCTGGAGCAATGAAGCGTTGGAATTTTTCTGGTGGTCCTGCATCTCACGGTCATAGATTTGGTCGTAGAACAGGTTCAATCGGTAATGCAGAGTGGCCAGGTCGCGTTATGAAGGGCAAAAAAATGCCTGGACAATACGGAAACACACAAAATAGTGTTAAAAATGAGATCATTTCTTATGACGCTGAGAACAATATCATTGCGGTAATTGGCTCAGTTCCAGGAGCAAATGGTTCTTTAGGTCGTGTAAAGGTAGCTAAATAA
- the rplD gene encoding 50S ribosomal protein L4 encodes MSAIVLNDKMQKASELALPESFSGINPHNLYLYVKSAQAAQRANSATTKGRSEVRGGGKKPWAQKGGGRARAGSRRSPIFVGGGKAFGSSNNRNYDLKVNKKQKKLALNFALAEHANNGSLFIVDSIEVASGKTKDANEMFKALNQRDALFVKSLLDEKTYLAFENLHQTYVVEANELNAYLAANYRSIVIEKAVWETLIGGAK; translated from the coding sequence ATGAGCGCAATCGTTTTAAATGATAAAATGCAAAAAGCATCTGAGTTAGCACTTCCAGAGAGTTTCTCTGGTATTAACCCTCATAACTTATATCTGTATGTAAAGTCAGCTCAAGCTGCACAGCGTGCAAACAGCGCTACTACAAAAGGTAGAAGCGAAGTTAGAGGTGGTGGTAAAAAGCCATGGGCCCAAAAGGGTGGCGGACGCGCTCGTGCGGGTTCTCGTCGTTCTCCTATATTTGTGGGCGGTGGTAAGGCATTTGGTTCTAGTAACAATCGTAACTATGACCTTAAAGTTAATAAAAAGCAAAAGAAGCTTGCTCTTAACTTTGCTCTAGCTGAGCATGCAAATAATGGTAGTCTATTCATCGTTGATAGCATTGAAGTAGCATCTGGTAAAACTAAAGATGCAAATGAGATGTTTAAAGCACTTAACCAAAGAGATGCTCTTTTTGTAAAGTCTTTATTAGATGAAAAAACTTATTTGGCGTTTGAAAATCTTCACCAAACTTATGTTGTTGAAGCTAATGAATTAAATGCTTATTTAGCTGCTAATTATCGTTCAATAGTGATCGAAAAAGCGGTATGGGAAACTCTGATAGGTGGGGCTAAATAA
- a CDS encoding 50S ribosomal protein L23, translated as MADITDIKSILYTEKTLAMQEDNVIVVSTSPRMTKTGLKEVFREYFGIIPTNINSLNQSGKVKRFRGVAGKQNDFKKFYVKLPEGAQIESLAV; from the coding sequence ATGGCAGACATTACAGATATCAAATCTATACTATATACAGAAAAGACTCTAGCTATGCAAGAAGACAATGTGATCGTAGTATCAACATCTCCACGCATGACTAAAACAGGTCTTAAAGAAGTTTTTCGTGAGTATTTTGGAATCATTCCAACGAATATTAACTCACTGAATCAAAGCGGAAAAGTTAAGCGTTTCCGTGGTGTTGCTGGTAAACAAAATGACTTTAAAAAGTTCTATGTTAAGTTACCAGAGGGTGCACAAATAGAAAGTTTGGCGGTATAA